The DNA segment CCCTGATGGCCTCCAGCGAAGGCGGCATGGACATCGAGGAAGTCGCTGCCCACAGCCCGGAAAAGATCCACACGCTGATCATCGATCCGTCGGCCGGCCTGCTCGACGCGGACGCTGACGACATCGCCCGCAAGATCGGCGTGCCCGACGCAAGCGTGGCGCAAGCCCGCCAGGCCCTGCAAGGCCTGTACAAGGCATTCTGGGACACCGACGCCTCGCTGGCTGAAATCAACCCGCTGATCCTGACCGGCGACGGCAAGGTGATCGCGCTCGACGCCAAGTTCAACTTCGACTCCAACGCCCTGTTCCGCCACCCGGAAATCGTCGCTTACCGCGACCTGGACGAAGAAGATCCGGCTGAAATCGAAGCGTCGAAGTTCGACCTGGCCTACATCTCGCTGGACGGCAACATCGGCTGCCTGGTGAACGGCGCTGGCCTGGCCATGGCCACCATGGACACCATCAAGCTGTTCGGCGGCGAGCCGGCCAACTTCCTGGACGTGGGCGGCGGTGCCACCACCGAGAAGGTGACCGAAGCCTTCAAGCTGATGCTGAAGAACCCGAACCTGAAGGCCATCCTGGTCAACATCTTCGGCGGCATCATGCGTTGCGACGTGATCGCCGAAGGCGTGATCGCTGCATCCAAGGCCGTGTCGCTGTCCGTGCCGCTGGTCGTGCGCATGAAGGGCACCAACGAAGAGATCGGCAAGAAGATGCTGGCCGACTCGGGCCTGCCCATCATCGCCGCCGATACCATGGAAGAAGCTGCCCAGAAGGTCGTGGCTGCTGCCGCGGGCAAGTAAGCCAGACGCGAACACGAACGCCAGCAGCGCGCCGGGGCCAGGCCTTCGCGCGCTGCTTTGAGCCAAGCAAAGGATTACAGCATGTCGATTCTGATTAATAAAGACACCAAGGTCATCACCCAGGGCATCACCGGCAAGACCGGCCAGTTCCACACCCGTGGCTGCCGCGACTATGCCAACGGCAAGAACTGCTTCGTTGCCGGCGTGAACCCGAAGAAAGCGGGCGAAGACTTCGAAGGCATTCCCATCTACGCAAGCGTCAAGGATGCCAAGGCATCGACCGGCGCCACCGTGTCCGTGATCTACGTGCCGCCCGCAGGCGCTGCCGCCGCCATCTGGGAAGCCGTTGACGCTGACCTGGACCTGGTGGTCTGCATCACCGAAGGCATCCCCGTGCGCGACATGATGGAGCTCAAGGACAAGATGGCCAAGGGCAACAAGAAGACCCTGTTGCTGGGACCGAACTGCCCGGGCCTGATCACGCCTGACGAAATCAAGATCGGCATCATGCCGGGCCACATCCACCGCAAGGGCCGCATCGGCGTGGTGTCGCGCTCGGGCACGCTGACCTATGAAGCAGTCGGTCAGCTGACCGCGCTGGGCATGGGCCAGTCGTCGGCAGTCGGCATTGGTGGCGACCCCATCAACGGCCTGAAGCACATCGACATCATGAAGATGTTCAACGACGATCCCGAAACGGACGCCGTGGTCATGATCGGCGAAATCGGTGGTCCGGACGAAGCCAACGCGGCTTACTGGATCAAGGAAAACATGAAGAAGCCGGTGGTTGGCTTCATCGCTGGCGTGACCGCGCCTCCGGGCAAGCGCATGGGCCACGCCGGCGCGCTGATCTCGGGCGGTGCCGACACGGCGCAAGCCAAGCTGGAAATCATGGAAGCCTGCGGTATCAAGGTCACCAAGAACCCGTCGGAAATGGCTCGCCTGCTCAAGTCGATCCTGTAAATACCGAAACGCAGCCTCCCGCCTCCGGGCGGGAACGCTTGCCGGAGCCGGCGCGCTCGCGTGACCGCGACTGCACACCGGCTCCCCATGCCCCCGCCTCCGTGCGGGGGCATGTCATTCTGGAGTACCGTTACCTAGGGTATCTCCCAAGGTGCGCGACATGCCGATTGAAACCGAATCGAAAGCTTGATACGGTAAATCTTCATGTCTGAAGACTCAGACATCCGAAATTCCGCAGGCGCCGCAGTTTTTGGCGGCGCCATGTGGCGTTCGAATCATAATTTAAGAAACTCGAGGAGCTTTACCGTGGAACTGCTGTCCTCCACCGCTTTCTGGATCGCGTTGGGATCCATTATCCTGACCAACATCGTGCTATCCGGCGACAACGCCGTGGTGATCGCGCTGGCCTCCCGCAACCTCCCGCCCGCCCAGCAGAAGAAGGCCATCTTCTGGGGCAGTGCCGCCGCCATCATCATGCGGGTGGTGCTCACGGTAGCCGCGGTCAAGCTGCTGAGCCTGCCGTACCTGAAGATCGTCGGCGCCATCCTGCTGGTCTACATCGGTGTGCAACTGCTCACCGGCGATGACGACGAAGAAGGCCACTCGGCCAAGGACAACATCTGGGCCGCGATCCGCACCATCCTGATCGCCGACCTGGTGATGTCGCTCGACAACGTGGTGGCCGTAGCCGCCGCGGCGCAGAAGGGGCCGGAAGGCAGCCAGCTGATGCTGCTGGTTCTGGGCCTGGGCCTGTCGATCCCCCTGATCGTGTTCGGCAGCACCATCCTGCT comes from the Cupriavidus basilensis genome and includes:
- a CDS encoding TerC family protein is translated as MELLSSTAFWIALGSIILTNIVLSGDNAVVIALASRNLPPAQQKKAIFWGSAAAIIMRVVLTVAAVKLLSLPYLKIVGAILLVYIGVQLLTGDDDEEGHSAKDNIWAAIRTILIADLVMSLDNVVAVAAAAQKGPEGSQLMLLVLGLGLSIPLIVFGSTILLKVMDRFPIIIVLGAALLGYLAGEMLVSDPVDAAWFEMHVPHAHLVFGVLGAALVVVVGKLLSKRAPQTA
- the sucC gene encoding ADP-forming succinate--CoA ligase subunit beta: MNIHEYQGKEILRKYNVPVPRGIPAFSVEEALKAAEQLGGPVWVVKAQIHAGGRGKGGGVKVAKSIDEVKTYATNILGMTLVTHQTGPEGKKVNRLLIEEGADIKKELYVSLVVDRVSQKVALMASSEGGMDIEEVAAHSPEKIHTLIIDPSAGLLDADADDIARKIGVPDASVAQARQALQGLYKAFWDTDASLAEINPLILTGDGKVIALDAKFNFDSNALFRHPEIVAYRDLDEEDPAEIEASKFDLAYISLDGNIGCLVNGAGLAMATMDTIKLFGGEPANFLDVGGGATTEKVTEAFKLMLKNPNLKAILVNIFGGIMRCDVIAEGVIAASKAVSLSVPLVVRMKGTNEEIGKKMLADSGLPIIAADTMEEAAQKVVAAAAGK
- the sucD gene encoding succinate--CoA ligase subunit alpha, with translation MSILINKDTKVITQGITGKTGQFHTRGCRDYANGKNCFVAGVNPKKAGEDFEGIPIYASVKDAKASTGATVSVIYVPPAGAAAAIWEAVDADLDLVVCITEGIPVRDMMELKDKMAKGNKKTLLLGPNCPGLITPDEIKIGIMPGHIHRKGRIGVVSRSGTLTYEAVGQLTALGMGQSSAVGIGGDPINGLKHIDIMKMFNDDPETDAVVMIGEIGGPDEANAAYWIKENMKKPVVGFIAGVTAPPGKRMGHAGALISGGADTAQAKLEIMEACGIKVTKNPSEMARLLKSIL